One region of Skermanella mucosa genomic DNA includes:
- the hisF gene encoding imidazole glycerol phosphate synthase subunit HisF, translating into MLKMRLIPCLDVKDGRVVKGVNFVDLIDAGDPVEQARLYDREGADELTFLDITASVEARDTLYDVVSRTAEQVFMPLTVGGGVRVVEDIRKLLLAGADKVSINTAAVSRPDFVREAAEKFGSQCVVVAVDAKSVGPGKWEVFTHGGRNRTGLDVVDWARRMAEYGAGEILLTSMDRDGTKSGFDIELTRAVADAVRVPVIASGGVGTLDHLVAGIRDGHATAVLAASIFHFGIFSIGEAKAHMAKAGIDIRDTSKSGQAAA; encoded by the coding sequence ACGTCAAGGACGGCCGGGTGGTCAAGGGGGTGAACTTCGTGGACCTGATCGACGCGGGCGACCCGGTCGAGCAGGCCCGGCTCTATGACCGCGAGGGGGCGGACGAGCTGACCTTCCTCGACATCACCGCCAGCGTCGAGGCCCGCGACACCCTGTACGACGTGGTCAGCCGCACGGCGGAGCAGGTCTTCATGCCGCTGACCGTCGGCGGCGGGGTTCGCGTGGTGGAGGACATCCGCAAGCTGCTGCTGGCCGGGGCCGACAAGGTCTCGATCAACACGGCCGCCGTCTCCCGGCCCGACTTCGTCCGCGAGGCGGCGGAGAAGTTCGGTTCCCAGTGCGTCGTGGTGGCGGTCGACGCCAAGTCGGTCGGGCCCGGCAAGTGGGAGGTCTTCACCCACGGCGGGCGGAACCGCACCGGCCTCGACGTGGTCGACTGGGCGCGCCGCATGGCGGAGTACGGGGCCGGCGAGATCCTGCTGACCTCCATGGACCGCGACGGCACCAAGTCCGGCTTCGACATCGAGCTGACCCGCGCGGTCGCCGATGCCGTACGCGTCCCCGTGATCGCCTCGGGCGGCGTCGGTACGCTCGACCACCTGGTGGCCGGCATCCGCGACGGCCACGCGACGGCGGTGCTGGCGGCCTCGATCTTCCATTTCGGCATCTTCTCCATCGGGGAGGCCAAGGCGCACATGGCGAAGGCCGGCATCGACATCCGCGACACCTCCAAGTCCGGGCAGGCCGCGGCATGA
- a CDS encoding phosphoribosyl-ATP diphosphatase, protein MSGQGIGAAVLDRLYETVRSRRGQDPETSYTAKLYSRGTPKIAQKLGEEAVEAVIEAIRGDKQKLAEESADLLYHLMVLWADTGVKPETVYGILADREGISGIAEKKSRKQGSGGK, encoded by the coding sequence ATGAGCGGGCAGGGCATCGGCGCCGCCGTGCTGGACCGGCTGTACGAGACGGTTCGGTCCCGCCGCGGACAGGACCCGGAGACCTCCTACACCGCCAAGCTCTATTCCCGCGGCACGCCCAAGATCGCCCAGAAGCTGGGCGAGGAGGCGGTCGAGGCGGTGATCGAGGCGATCCGCGGCGACAAGCAGAAGCTGGCCGAGGAATCCGCCGACCTGCTCTACCATCTGATGGTGCTGTGGGCCGATACGGGCGTGAAGCCGGAGACCGTCTACGGCATCCTGGCCGACCGCGAAGGCATCAGCGGCATCGCCGAGAAGAAATCACGCAAGCAAGGCAGCGGGGGCAAATGA
- a CDS encoding histidine triad nucleotide-binding protein, with product MAYDPNNVFARILRGEIPSRKVHEDEHTLAFHDINPLTPSHILVIPKGPYVSFDDFSEKASDAEIAAFVRAVGKVARDQGLAGDGYRILANIGENANQEVPHLHVHIFGGKRLGRMLPKE from the coding sequence ATGGCCTACGATCCCAACAACGTGTTCGCCAGGATCCTGCGCGGCGAGATCCCGTCCAGGAAGGTCCACGAGGACGAGCACACCCTGGCCTTCCACGACATCAATCCGCTGACGCCGAGCCACATCCTGGTGATCCCCAAGGGGCCGTACGTCTCGTTCGACGACTTCTCGGAGAAGGCTTCGGACGCCGAGATCGCCGCCTTCGTCCGGGCGGTCGGCAAGGTGGCGCGCGACCAGGGGCTCGCCGGCGACGGCTACCGTATCCTCGCCAACATCGGCGAGAACGCCAACCAGGAAGTGCCCCACCTGCACGTCCACATCTTCGGCGGCAAGCGGCTCGGCCGCATGCTGCCGAAGGAGTAG
- a CDS encoding inositol monophosphatase family protein, with the protein MIDLDRVSGLIRRTAEEKILPRFRNLRAGDVVEKGPGDPVTIADTEAEEMLAGLLSEAYPDTLVIGEELVSRDPSALDALLGDKPVWVIDPVDGTLNFSEGIPVFGTILAFVARGEIRGGWLHDPINDVTVAAVLGGGAWSGGRRLEADRTTPLSRAVGSAYWNAGDWLEPDPALAAAGIVGEIRNHRCSALDYIDLALGRRQFALSQGSKPWDHAAGVLISREVGGAASFLDGADYDVMRLDGRVLAAASREALDAIRAVF; encoded by the coding sequence ATGATCGACCTGGACCGCGTCAGCGGCCTGATCCGCCGGACGGCGGAAGAGAAGATCCTGCCCCGGTTCCGCAACCTGCGTGCCGGCGACGTCGTCGAGAAGGGGCCGGGCGACCCGGTCACGATCGCCGACACGGAAGCCGAGGAAATGCTGGCCGGCCTGCTGAGCGAAGCCTATCCCGACACGCTGGTGATCGGGGAGGAGCTGGTCTCCCGGGACCCGTCCGCCCTGGACGCGCTGCTCGGGGACAAGCCGGTCTGGGTGATCGATCCGGTCGACGGGACGCTCAATTTCTCCGAGGGGATCCCGGTGTTCGGGACGATCCTGGCCTTTGTGGCCCGCGGCGAGATCCGGGGCGGCTGGCTGCACGACCCGATCAACGACGTCACGGTCGCGGCGGTGCTGGGCGGCGGCGCCTGGTCGGGCGGCCGGCGCCTGGAAGCCGACCGGACGACGCCGCTCTCCCGGGCGGTCGGCTCCGCCTACTGGAACGCCGGGGACTGGCTGGAGCCGGACCCGGCCCTGGCCGCCGCCGGGATCGTCGGGGAGATCCGCAACCATCGCTGCTCGGCGCTGGACTACATCGACCTGGCGCTGGGCCGCCGGCAGTTCGCGCTGTCCCAGGGATCGAAGCCGTGGGACCACGCCGCGGGCGTTCTGATCAGCCGCGAGGTCGGTGGCGCCGCGTCGTTCCTGGACGGTGCCGATTACGACGTCATGCGCCTCGACGGCCGCGTGCTGGCGGCGGCTTCACGGGAAGCCCTGGACGCCATCCGGGCGGTTTTCTGA
- a CDS encoding MarR family winged helix-turn-helix transcriptional regulator, translating into MAGAVRHDEITSLTRVLEEFRKLDPDLPIQYALSFLTLAENEGISMRELAERLGIAQSSASRNVAALSKWHSFGKPGLDLVQAEEDPRERRRKIISLTPKGHALIATLRDLMNREARRAKSA; encoded by the coding sequence ATGGCGGGAGCCGTCCGACATGACGAGATCACCTCGCTGACGCGGGTGCTGGAGGAGTTCCGCAAGCTCGATCCCGACCTGCCGATCCAGTATGCCCTGTCGTTCCTGACCCTGGCGGAGAACGAGGGCATCTCCATGCGGGAGCTGGCGGAACGCCTCGGCATCGCCCAGTCCTCGGCGTCGCGCAACGTCGCGGCGCTGAGCAAATGGCACAGCTTCGGCAAGCCGGGGCTCGACCTCGTCCAGGCGGAGGAGGACCCGCGCGAGCGTCGGCGCAAGATCATCTCCCTGACGCCCAAGGGCCACGCGCTGATCGCGACTCTTCGCGACCTCATGAACCGCGAGGCGCGGCGCGCGAAGTCCGCGTGA
- a CDS encoding tripartite tricarboxylate transporter substrate binding protein — protein sequence MSHRQFALFRPALAAAALVIGATLAAAPARAEIKSLEIIAPAAPGGGWDQHARTVQQVLQNQKLVPNVQVVNVPGAGGTIGLAQFVTGRKRTPTLLVGGQIMLGAIITNKSAVTLDQVTPLARLTGEYSAVVVPVDSPLKSLDDLLAKLKAEPGSVSWGGGSAGGSDQILAGLIAKEAGVEPSKVNYVATAGGGEVLAAVLGGHITTAVSGYNEFAPQIQAGKLRALAVSSPERLPGVDTPTLKEQGIDLEFVNWRGIFAPGNLKPAELKEYDALMTKVTSSAEWKDLAKQRGWIDLYLPSEKFAEFLKTERTQIEGTLTDLGLVK from the coding sequence ATGTCACACCGGCAATTCGCCCTGTTCAGGCCGGCCCTGGCCGCCGCGGCCCTGGTGATCGGCGCGACCCTCGCGGCCGCCCCGGCCCGGGCCGAGATCAAGAGCCTGGAGATCATCGCCCCCGCCGCCCCGGGCGGCGGCTGGGACCAGCATGCCCGCACGGTCCAGCAGGTGCTTCAGAACCAGAAGCTGGTCCCGAACGTCCAGGTCGTGAACGTCCCCGGCGCGGGCGGCACCATCGGCTTGGCGCAGTTCGTCACCGGCAGGAAGCGGACGCCGACCCTGCTGGTCGGCGGCCAGATCATGCTGGGGGCGATCATTACCAACAAATCGGCGGTGACGCTCGACCAGGTGACCCCGCTGGCCCGGCTGACCGGCGAATATTCCGCGGTGGTGGTTCCGGTGGACAGCCCGCTGAAGTCGCTCGACGACCTGCTCGCCAAGCTGAAGGCCGAACCCGGATCGGTGTCCTGGGGCGGCGGGTCGGCCGGCGGCAGCGACCAGATCCTGGCCGGGCTGATCGCCAAGGAAGCCGGCGTCGAGCCGTCCAAGGTGAACTATGTCGCGACGGCCGGCGGCGGCGAGGTGCTGGCCGCGGTGCTGGGCGGGCATATCACCACGGCGGTCAGCGGCTACAACGAGTTCGCGCCGCAGATCCAGGCCGGCAAGCTGCGGGCGCTGGCCGTCTCGTCGCCCGAGCGGCTGCCCGGAGTCGACACGCCGACCCTGAAGGAACAGGGCATCGACCTGGAATTCGTCAATTGGCGCGGCATCTTCGCTCCCGGCAACCTGAAGCCTGCGGAGCTGAAGGAGTATGACGCGCTGATGACCAAGGTGACGTCCAGCGCCGAATGGAAGGACCTGGCCAAGCAGCGCGGCTGGATCGACCTTTACCTTCCCTCGGAGAAGTTCGCCGAGTTCCTGAAGACGGAGCGCACCCAGATCGAGGGCACCCTGACCGACCTGGGGCTCGTGAAATAG
- a CDS encoding efflux RND transporter periplasmic adaptor subunit gives MTGDTIRRSDSRAVWLAGAALALAVAGGAYTYVGVSHPAQAQTAATPPPPVTVAKPLRRELIEWDEFTGQFSAVDFVEIRARVSGYLESVHFQDGQLVRKGDLLFVIDPRPFEAAVASAKAQLAQANARLDLANQQLARAASLRQRDVLSGSVYDERIQEARVATAGIEVAKAALRTAELDLEFTRITAPSAGRISKREVSVGNLIAGGSGGTPTLLTTIVSLDPIYFDFDMSESDFLAYQRATARGLLAQQRDGGVQVQARLFDERDWPLNGRIDFIDNQVDRGAGTIRARAVFDNPDLMLTPGQFGRLRLPGSELYTATLLPDSAIVSDQSNKIVLTVAEDGTVVPKPVRPGPMEDGLRIIRSGLDPEDRVIISGIVRARPGSKVTPQPGEIQAAEVRP, from the coding sequence ATGACTGGAGACACTATCCGCCGTTCCGATTCCCGCGCCGTCTGGCTCGCCGGGGCGGCTCTCGCCCTGGCCGTCGCGGGCGGCGCCTATACCTATGTCGGCGTTTCCCATCCTGCCCAGGCCCAGACGGCGGCGACGCCTCCGCCGCCGGTCACGGTCGCCAAGCCGCTGCGCCGCGAACTGATCGAGTGGGACGAGTTCACCGGCCAGTTCTCGGCCGTCGATTTCGTCGAGATCCGCGCCCGGGTCAGCGGTTATCTCGAATCGGTGCATTTCCAGGACGGCCAGCTCGTCCGGAAGGGCGACCTGCTCTTCGTGATCGATCCCCGGCCGTTCGAGGCCGCCGTGGCCTCCGCCAAGGCCCAGCTCGCCCAGGCCAACGCCCGGCTCGACCTCGCCAACCAGCAGCTCGCCCGCGCCGCGTCGCTCCGCCAGCGCGACGTGCTGTCGGGCAGCGTCTATGACGAGCGCATCCAGGAGGCGCGGGTCGCCACCGCCGGCATCGAGGTCGCCAAGGCCGCCCTGCGGACCGCCGAGCTGGACCTGGAATTCACCCGCATCACGGCACCCTCCGCCGGGCGGATCAGCAAGCGAGAGGTCAGCGTCGGCAACCTGATCGCCGGCGGATCCGGCGGGACGCCGACGCTGCTGACCACCATCGTCTCGCTCGACCCGATCTATTTCGACTTCGACATGAGCGAGAGCGACTTCCTGGCCTATCAGCGCGCCACCGCCCGCGGGCTTCTGGCCCAGCAGCGCGACGGCGGCGTCCAGGTCCAGGCCCGCCTGTTCGACGAGCGCGACTGGCCGCTGAACGGCCGCATCGACTTCATCGACAACCAGGTGGACCGCGGCGCCGGCACGATCCGGGCGCGCGCCGTGTTCGACAACCCCGACCTGATGCTGACCCCCGGCCAGTTCGGCCGGCTGCGCCTGCCCGGATCGGAGCTCTATACCGCCACCCTGCTGCCCGACAGCGCCATCGTCAGCGACCAGTCCAACAAGATCGTGCTGACCGTGGCGGAGGACGGCACCGTCGTGCCCAAGCCGGTCCGCCCCGGCCCGATGGAGGACGGGTTGCGGATCATCCGCTCCGGCCTGGACCCCGAGGACCGCGTCATCATCAGCGGCATCGTGCGCGCCCGGCCCGGCTCCAAGGTGACCCCTCAGCCCGGCGAGATCCAGGCGGCGGAGGTGAGGCCTTGA